One Apteryx mantelli isolate bAptMan1 chromosome 22, bAptMan1.hap1, whole genome shotgun sequence genomic region harbors:
- the RASL10B gene encoding ras-like protein family member 10B: protein MVTTFKIAVLGAQGVGKSAIVRQFLYNEFSEVCVPTTARRVYLPAVVMNGHVHDLQIMDFPPITAFPVNTLQEWADVCCRGLRSVHAYILVYDICCFDSFEYIKTIRQQILETRVIGTSETPIIIVGNKRDLQRGRVIPRWNVSNLVKKTWKCGYIECSAKYNWHILLLFSELLKSVGCARCKHVHTTIRFQGALRRNRCTIM, encoded by the exons ATGGTGACAACGTTCAAGATTGCCGTGCTGGGAGCCCAAGGGGTGGGGAAGAGCGCCATCGTCCGCCAGTTCCTCTACAACGAGTTCAGCGAGGTCTGCGTGCCCACCACGGCCCGCCGCGTCTACCTGCCCGCCGTGGTCATGAACGGCCACGTCCACGACCTGCAGATCATGGACTTCCCGCCCATCACGGCGTTCCCGGTGAACACCCTGCAG GAGTGGGCGGACGTGTGTTGCAGGGGGCTCCGGAGTGTCCATGCCTACATCCTGGTCTATGACATCTGTTGCTTTGACAGCTTCGAGTACATCAAAACGATCCGACAGCAGATCCTGGAAACGAG GGTCATTGGCACTTCCGAGACCCCCATCATCATCGTGGGCAACAAGCGGGACCTGCAGAGGGGCCGGGTGATCCCCCGCTGGAACGTCTCCAACCTGGTGAAGAAGACGTGGAAGTGCGGCTACATCGAGTGCTCGGCCAAGTACAACTGGCACATCCTCCTGCTCTTCAGCGAGCTCCTGAAGAGCGTGGGCTGCGCCCGCTGCAAGCACGTCCACACCACCATCCGCTTCCAAGGGGCCTTGCGCAGGAACCGATGCACCATCATGTGA